The Candidatus Deferrimicrobium sp. nucleotide sequence CCGGTTCCCGTAGATGCCGATCGCGGAGGCGCACACGATCGTCTTCGGCGGTCGGGCGAGCCCCGCGAGGGTGTCGCAGAGAAGGCGCGTCCCTTTTACCCGGCTGTCGCGGATCGCGGCCTTCCGGGCGGCGGTCCACCGGCCGGAGCCGACGTTCTCCCCGGCGAGGTGGACGACGGCGTCGAGGCCCTCGAGCCCCGCCGCATCGACTTTTCCCTTCTCCGGGTCCCATCGCAGCACAGACGTTTCCCCGGGAGCGGGCGCACGTCGGACCAGGCGGACAACATCATGTCCCGCCCCGGAAAGAACGGCCACCACCTCGGAACCGACGAGCCCCGTAGACCCGGAAACGGCGACGCGCATCCGCACCCCCTCCCTGCCCCGCTCCCTGCCATGTTACCCCGATCGAAGATGGATCGGCATCGTTCCGTCCGGTTTCCTTCAGGAATGCGTGGAGCCAGACGACGGTCGCCGGGGTATACTTTCCGTTAGCATCGGACATTTCCCCATTGGGTGGGATCCGTCGACAGGCAGGAAAGGAAACCGCGTTGAGGGTCCTGGTCCTGAATTCCGGAAGTTCGTCGATCAAGTACCGGCTCTTCCGGCTGGAATCGATGGACGTGCTGCGCGCCGGCGTCGTGGACCGGATCGGCGAGCCCGATCCATCCGCGGCCCGGAATCACGAGGAAGGATTCGGGCGGGTGATGGCCG carries:
- a CDS encoding TIGR01777 family oxidoreductase, producing MRVAVSGSTGLVGSEVVAVLSGAGHDVVRLVRRAPAPGETSVLRWDPEKGKVDAAGLEGLDAVVHLAGENVGSGRWTAARKAAIRDSRVKGTRLLCDTLAGLARPPKTIVCASAIGIYGNRGEDVLTEESPAAAGFLPGVCREWEAACDAAARKGIRVVALRIGMVLSPGGGALARMLPLFRAGLGGVIGDGTQYVSWVALDDLPLILLHALQ